In the genome of Abyssalbus ytuae, the window CATGAGGCTTTCTCCAAAAACCCTTAATGCGGCTTTTTTGTTTTCAGGAATATTCAATTTATTCAAAACTTCAAAAGCTTTATTCGTATAAGCTTCTATTTCCTTTAAAGTAAGATTGTCTGCTCCGCTATTTACCATATATTCCTTAACCGAATTAATTTTATTTTCCGGATTAACAGGAGTAATGGAATATAAATGGAGTAATTGTTTTTTCTCCTCCTCATCCAGCGTTTCAAATGCTTTTAAATATAAAAATGTCTTTTTGTTTTCAATAATATCACCCCCTATCTGTTTTCCAAAAGTATCTTCATCTCCAAAAGCATCTAAATAATCATCTTTCAACTGAAAAGCAATCCCCAGGTTTAAACCAAACTCATATATGGCCTGCATATCCTGTTTCGAAGCATTGGCTACAATAGCCCCCATTTTCATTGAAGCTCCTACCAGTACAGCAGTTTTACAAGTAATCATTTTAATATATTCATCGATGGATACATTATCCCTTGTTTCAAAATCAATATCATATTGCTGTCCCTCACAAACTTCTACGGCTGTTTTACTAAACAATTTTGCCAGTTGTTGGAAAGTTTCAGGTTTATAGTTTTCAAATAACTGATACGCTATTATAAGCATTACATCCCCGGATAGTATGCCGGTATTTACATTCCATTTTTCATGAACGGTCTCCTTTCCTCTCCTCAAAGGCGCCTCATCCATAATATCGTCATGTACTAAAGAAAAATTATGAAATACCTCAACAGCCAACGCTGCATTGAGGGCTTCTCTATAATCCGTTCCAAATATTTCCGCGGTCATCAGGGTGAGTACAGGCCTTAACCTCTTTCCTCCCAATCCTAATATATAAACCATAGGCTCATACAAGGTTTCGGGTTTTTTAACGGCAATATTTTTATCAAGATATTTTAAAAATTCTTCTCTGTAAAAATCAATGCTGTACATAAACTCAATTTTTAGCTAAAATACCACAATTCACATCTATAAAAGAGAGCTTGTGTTAAAAAATTGTAAAACTTTGGAAACTTTTTATGTTTTTTGAGTTTCCAGATATATATTTGCGCCTTATTATGAAAGAAAAAATTATTGAAAAGGCAACCGATTTATTTTTAAATCTGGGATTTAAAAGTGTAACAATGGACGATATAGCCAATGAAATGGGCATATCGAAAAAAACTATTTATCAGCATTTCGACAATAAAACCGATTTGATACAAGCCTGTACTTTTTATAAGTTTCTTATTATTTCGCAAGGAATTGACGGTATATGCCAACTAAACAAAAATCCTATTGAAGAATTGTATGAAATAAAAACTTTTGCTTTAACCCACTTAAAAGATGAAAAACAATCGCCTCATTATC includes:
- a CDS encoding polyprenyl synthetase family protein, which encodes MYSIDFYREEFLKYLDKNIAVKKPETLYEPMVYILGLGGKRLRPVLTLMTAEIFGTDYREALNAALAVEVFHNFSLVHDDIMDEAPLRRGKETVHEKWNVNTGILSGDVMLIIAYQLFENYKPETFQQLAKLFSKTAVEVCEGQQYDIDFETRDNVSIDEYIKMITCKTAVLVGASMKMGAIVANASKQDMQAIYEFGLNLGIAFQLKDDYLDAFGDEDTFGKQIGGDIIENKKTFLYLKAFETLDEEEKKQLLHLYSITPVNPENKINSVKEYMVNSGADNLTLKEIEAYTNKAFEVLNKLNIPENKKAALRVFGESLMGRTV